In a single window of the Acyrthosiphon pisum isolate AL4f chromosome X, pea_aphid_22Mar2018_4r6ur, whole genome shotgun sequence genome:
- the LOC103309558 gene encoding zinc finger MYM-type protein 1-like, giving the protein MSFTNLVYKQTRFGSQNRSFSSEWYKQYTWLEYSIKSNAAFCYVCGMFADELIDEVWTNKGFSNWQKLNEKLKKHAKTKRHLVCLSKMNGYLACKKSGSVMVKQCSGYKEQVAKNRAYICMLIDIILFLGKQGNFKELCGLLSNYQPDFKNKFDETTNYTSWSIQDQLIKLCAEDIRETIVKEIDKIDFFALMCDEARCYREEHLSICVRYTIDLDVYERFLCFVDVSKRQTSNHIVTALFECFEKQKLTMSKIKIIAQSYDGASVMSGHLRGVQSRIKEHYPYAVYTHCMAHRLNLVVVDTCKTIKSVKHVFNVLEAIYV; this is encoded by the exons ATGTCTTTCACTAATCTG GTGTATAAACAAACTAGATTTGGTTCGCAAAACAGATCGTTTAGTAGCGAATGGTACAAACAATATACTTGGTTGGAGTATAGTATAAAAAGCAACGCAGCATTTTGCTATGTATGTGGAATGTTTGCTGATGAACTTATTGACGAAGTTTGGACAAATAAAGGATTTTCCAACTGGCAAAAA cttaatgaaaaactgaaaaaacatGCCAAAACAAAGCGACATTTAGTTTGTCTATCTAAGATGAATGGCTACTTAGCTTGTAAGAAATCTGGTTCTGTTATGGTAAAGCAGTGTAGCGGCTATAAGGAACAAGTGGCCAAAAACCGTGCCTACATTTGTATgcttattgacataatattatttttggggaaACAAG GCAATTTTAAGGAATTATGTGGacttttatcaaattatcagccagatttcaaaaacaaatttgatgAAACAACAAATTATACGAGCTGGTCTATTCAagatcaattaattaaattgtgtgCAGAAGATATAAGAGAAACTATTGTCAAAGAAATTGATAAGATTGATTTTTTTGCTTTAATGTGTGACGAAGCTAG atGTTATAGAGAAGAGCATTTGTCAATTTGTGTAAGATATACCATTGACTTGGATGTATATGAAAGATTTTTATGCTTTGTTGATGTTTCAAAAAGACAAACTTCCAACCATATCGTTACTGCACTGTTTGaatgttttgaaaaacaaaaactgaCTATgtccaaaatcaaaataattgcaCAATCATATGATGGTGCCAGTGTTATGTCCGGACACTTACGCGGTGTTCAATCAAGAATTAAAGAACACTATCCATACGCTGTATACACTCACTGTATGGCACACCGCCTTAATTTAGTAGTTGTAGATACATGTAAGACAATAAAG agtGTAAAACATGTCTTTAATGTGCTTGAAGCAATATATGTttag
- the LOC103309557 gene encoding zinc finger MYM-type protein 1-like — MFSIFKKRKPKDNNEENEIEADIDDPGMVDISTNSTTHTSDTTLDLGNKDSGPCRPILTEYKKIKFGTQQRSFRSQWYNECDWLEYSVQRNAAFCFVCRTFGSENSGENIWIKSGFNNWQKFLVKSKKHSSTSTHLTNLSKMCAYKSSLKTGSVVTQLSSAHKKQVEINRKYMSSLIDVVLYLAKQGISFRGHNENLDSLNQGTFIMLLFINKINIFL; from the exons atgtttagtatttttaaaaaacggaAACCTAAAGATAATAATGAGGAAAACGAAATTGAAGCTGATATTGACGATCCTGGCATGGTTGACATTTCTACTAATAGTACTACTCATACAAGTGATACAACTCTTGATTTGGGAAATAAAGATTCCGGCCCATGTCGTCCCATACTTACA gaatataaaaaaattaaatttggaacACAACAAAGATCGTTTCGAAGCCAATGGTACAATGAATGTGATTGGCTAGAATACAGTGTTCAGCGTAACGCTGCATTCTGCTTTGTTTGCCGAACTTTCGGTTCAGAAAATTCAGGTGAAAATATATGGATTAAATCTGGGTTCAATAATTGGCAAAag tttcttgtaaaatcaaaaaaacattcTTCTACCAGTACTCATTTgactaatttatcaaaaatgtgtGCATATAAAAGTAGTTTAAAGACAGGATCTGTTGTGACACAACTATCTAGCGCTCATAAAAAACAAGTTGAAATTAATCGCAAATACATGTCTAGTTTAATTGATGTTGTGTTATACCTTGCTAAGCAAGGCATATCATTTAGAGGACATAATGAAAATTTAGATTCTTTAAATCAaggtacatttataatgttattatttattaataaaattaatattttcttgtaa